A stretch of the Archangium violaceum genome encodes the following:
- a CDS encoding lysophospholipid acyltransferase family protein, with the protein MLRNLLCMLVTAVATAVFFPLTVVVALVTLNPGATVWVARRLWSPILIWIGGARVVVTGQENVDPKRPTIYVSNHQSTLDIPIHFVAVPVNFRYVAKHQLKYVPLIGWYLWMAGHIFVNRGKREKAISSLDEAARKIRAGTSVFLYPEGTRSDDGRVLPFKKGPFALALKARVPVVPITVEGSGTVMPKNSWNIKPGPVYVKIGKPIDTTAFAEDDRVGLARTVRDVIIAQSLELGGKGGDPERALAAAGVEGDFPSRRNAS; encoded by the coding sequence ATGCTACGCAACCTGTTGTGCATGTTGGTCACGGCGGTCGCCACCGCCGTCTTCTTTCCCCTGACCGTCGTGGTGGCGCTCGTCACCCTGAATCCGGGGGCGACGGTGTGGGTGGCCCGCCGGCTGTGGTCGCCCATCCTCATCTGGATTGGTGGGGCGCGCGTGGTGGTGACCGGCCAGGAGAACGTGGATCCGAAGCGGCCCACCATCTACGTCTCCAACCACCAGTCCACGCTGGACATCCCCATCCACTTCGTGGCGGTGCCGGTGAACTTCCGCTACGTGGCCAAGCACCAGCTCAAGTACGTGCCGCTCATCGGCTGGTACCTGTGGATGGCCGGGCACATCTTCGTCAACCGCGGCAAGCGCGAGAAGGCCATCTCGTCCCTGGACGAGGCGGCACGGAAGATCCGCGCCGGCACGAGCGTGTTCCTCTACCCCGAGGGCACGCGCTCGGACGACGGCCGCGTGCTGCCCTTCAAGAAGGGCCCGTTCGCGCTGGCGCTCAAGGCGCGGGTGCCCGTGGTGCCCATCACCGTCGAGGGCTCCGGCACGGTGATGCCGAAGAACTCCTGGAACATCAAGCCGGGCCCCGTGTACGTGAAGATCGGCAAGCCCATCGACACCACGGCCTTCGCCGAGGATGACCGCGTGGGGCTGGCCCGTACCGTGCGCGACGTCATCATCGCGCAGAGCCTCGAGCTGGGGGGCAAGGGAGGAGATCCCGAGAGAGCCCTCGCCGCCGCCGGTGTCGAGGGCGATTTCCCCTCCCGCCGCAACGCCTCCTGA
- a CDS encoding deoxynucleoside kinase, translating to MNRGMYHGTLSLVCAARWGYKRSALARKKFIAIAGNIGAGKTELTSFLCRKYGLTPFFEPNEENPYLADFYKDMKTWAFRSQLFFLTAKFRLQRQLERSPGTTLQDRTLYEDAEIFAKNLYRRRYIDKRDWQMYCDLYETFSQTLTPPDLMIYLRCPVKTLRQRIRLRGREMEQDIPTAYLNRLNDLYEEWFSGYKLSPVLVLPTDKLDYLTNLVDRVDLFRQIEKHL from the coding sequence ATGAATCGCGGTATGTACCACGGCACCTTGTCTCTGGTGTGCGCCGCCCGGTGGGGGTACAAGCGGAGTGCCTTGGCCAGGAAGAAGTTCATCGCGATCGCGGGAAACATTGGAGCCGGAAAGACGGAGCTCACGTCCTTCCTCTGCCGGAAGTACGGCCTCACGCCCTTCTTCGAGCCCAATGAGGAGAATCCCTACCTCGCCGACTTCTACAAGGACATGAAGACCTGGGCCTTCCGCTCCCAGCTCTTCTTCCTCACGGCCAAGTTCCGCCTCCAGCGCCAGCTCGAGCGCTCCCCGGGCACCACGCTCCAGGATCGCACCCTCTACGAGGACGCGGAGATCTTCGCCAAGAACCTCTACCGGCGGCGTTACATCGACAAGCGCGACTGGCAGATGTACTGCGACCTCTACGAGACCTTCTCCCAGACCCTCACCCCGCCGGACCTGATGATCTACCTGCGCTGCCCCGTGAAGACGCTCCGCCAGCGCATCCGCCTGCGCGGCCGGGAGATGGAGCAGGACATCCCCACGGCCTACCTCAACCGGTTGAACGACCTGTACGAGGAATGGTTCAGTGGCTACAAGTTGTCCCCCGTCCTGGTTCTCCCCACGGACAAGCTGGACTATCTGACCAACCTGGTGGATCGCGTGGATCTCTTCCGACAGATCGAGAAGCACCTGTGA